The following coding sequences lie in one Tissierellales bacterium genomic window:
- a CDS encoding MerR family transcriptional regulator, producing MGDELYSIGKVGEICKVTKKALRYYDKVGILSPEKVAGGSGYRYYSKKNLLSVPIIKYYKQSGFKLDEMKEFLEGANYDFLDKSFRRKIDELTELDREINLKRRSLKDWYDLIVEAQMVIENNVCDVAIKYINDCKLIYLEQDFNYDYMESIINLEFNNYVESINNAITGPVILNFSSFRDKIDGKCEKVRIMQQAILKCEESKCVELKGCMVASCYHIGTHDTIGDTYKKIVEWTEERGYVCSNESYERYVTDYWTTKSSDKFVTEILIGVKRKN from the coding sequence ATGGGAGATGAGCTGTATTCGATCGGGAAAGTAGGAGAAATATGTAAAGTGACAAAAAAGGCACTCAGATATTATGACAAGGTAGGAATATTGTCACCAGAAAAAGTAGCAGGTGGTAGTGGTTATAGGTATTATAGCAAAAAGAACTTATTGTCAGTACCAATAATAAAATACTATAAACAAAGTGGATTTAAATTAGATGAAATGAAAGAGTTTCTAGAAGGTGCTAATTATGACTTTTTAGATAAGAGTTTTAGAAGAAAAATAGATGAATTGACTGAGCTTGATAGAGAGATAAATTTAAAAAGACGATCGCTTAAAGATTGGTATGATCTTATAGTTGAAGCGCAAATGGTTATTGAAAATAATGTTTGTGATGTAGCTATAAAGTATATAAACGATTGCAAGTTGATATATTTAGAGCAGGATTTTAATTATGATTATATGGAGTCTATAATTAATTTAGAATTCAATAATTACGTTGAGTCTATCAACAATGCTATAACAGGGCCAGTAATTCTTAATTTTTCATCATTTAGAGATAAAATAGATGGAAAGTGTGAGAAAGTACGCATTATGCAGCAAGCTATTTTGAAGTGTGAAGAGAGCAAATGTGTTGAATTAAAGGGATGTATGGTTGCATCGTGCTATCATATTGGAACGCATGACACGATAGGAGATACTTATAAGAAAATAGTAGAATGGACAGAAGAAAGAGGTTATGTTTGTTCTAATGAATCATATGAGAGGTATGTGACTGATTATTGGACGACTAAAAGTTCAGATAAATTTGTTACTGAGATTTTAATCGGAGTAAAA